The following proteins are encoded in a genomic region of Triticum dicoccoides isolate Atlit2015 ecotype Zavitan chromosome 1B, WEW_v2.0, whole genome shotgun sequence:
- the LOC119333475 gene encoding nascent polypeptide-associated complex subunit beta-like, whose protein sequence is MNVEKLKKMAGAVRTGGKGSMRRKKKAVHKTTTTDDKRLQSTLKRVGVNTIPGIEEVNIFKDDVVIQFLNPKVQASIGANTWVVSGTPQTKKLQDLLPSIINQLGPDNLDNLRRLAEQFQKQVPGGAAGIEAGASAGAAQADDDDDVPELVPGDI, encoded by the exons ATGAATGTTGAAAAGCTCAAGAAGATGGCAGGTGCCGTGCGCACCGGGGGGAAGGGTAGCATGCGCAG GAAGAAGAAGGCTGTACACAAGACCACAACTACAGATGACAAAAGGCTCCAGAGTACCCTGAAAAGAGTAGGAGTGAACACCATTCCTGGTATCGAAGAGGTCAACATCTTTAAGGATGATGTGGTTATTCAGTTTCTGAATCCTAAAG TGCAAGCTTCAATTGGTGCTAATACATGGGTAGTCAGTGGAACACCACAGACAAAGA AACTGCAAGATCTGCTGCCATCAATTATCAATCAACTTG GTCCTGACAACTTGGACAACCTGCGGAGGCTTGCAGAGCAATTCCAAAAGCAGGTCCCTGGTGGTGCTGCTGGCATCGAGGCTGGTGCCAGTGCAGGTGCAGCTCaggctgacgacgatgatgatgttcctgAGCTTGTCCCTGGAGACATTTGA